From the genome of Nitrososphaerota archaeon, one region includes:
- a CDS encoding DUF72 domain-containing protein → MIKIGTSGYSYFWNKGTPTPFKWYINQGFKTVEINSTFYRFPTRYMINVWKDSPEYFDFSIKVHRSITHYAKLSEKAYDLWNRFKSCFRELESKICFWLFQFPENFIPSKINFEKIEKFFNEINIGNKAVLEFRHPLWWKNKEICEKIGAVFCSVSAPNMPEEIVSLNNVVYLRLHGKEEWYSYVYTNEEIEEIFKLVYKANAEKKYIYLNNNHGMLPNGKYLMKLIEEVEKCF, encoded by the coding sequence TTGATTAAAATAGGGACTTCTGGTTATAGCTATTTTTGGAATAAAGGTACTCCAACTCCATTTAAATGGTATATTAATCAAGGATTTAAAACAGTTGAAATAAATTCTACTTTTTATAGATTTCCAACAAGATATATGATTAATGTTTGGAAAGATTCTCCAGAATATTTTGATTTTAGTATAAAAGTTCATAGGTCCATAACTCATTATGCTAAATTAAGTGAAAAAGCATATGATTTATGGAATAGATTTAAATCTTGTTTTAGAGAATTAGAATCTAAAATATGCTTTTGGCTTTTCCAATTTCCTGAAAATTTTATTCCATCAAAAATAAATTTTGAAAAAATAGAAAAATTTTTTAATGAAATAAATATTGGAAATAAAGCTGTATTAGAATTTCGTCATCCATTATGGTGGAAAAATAAAGAAATATGTGAAAAAATTGGAGCAGTATTTTGTTCAGTTAGCGCACCTAACATGCCTGAAGAAATAGTTTCTTTAAATAATGTAGTTTATCTTAGACTTCATGGAAAAGAAGAATGGTATTCATATGTTTATACAAATGAAGAAATAGAAGAAATATTTAAGTTAGTTTATAAAGCTAATGCTGAAAAGAAGTATATCTATTTAAATAATAATCATGGTATGCTACCTAATGGAAAATATTTAATGAAATTAATAGAAGAAGTAGAAAAATGTTTTTAA
- a CDS encoding DUF2116 family Zn-ribbon domain-containing protein yields MKKDYSVFTHRHCLICGISIPPDKNFCSEKCEKEYEKSMKRRRTMNIFLVLMFIIYFIIFLVIIPMFSRPTSK; encoded by the coding sequence ATGAAAAAAGATTATAGTGTTTTTACGCACCGTCATTGTCTAATATGTGGAATTTCTATACCTCCTGATAAAAATTTTTGTAGTGAAAAATGTGAAAAAGAATATGAAAAAAGTATGAAAAGAAGAAGAACAATGAATATATTCCTAGTTCTAATGTTTATAATATATTTTATCATATTTCTAGTAATCATTCCAATGTTTTCAAGACCTACTTCTAAGTAA
- a CDS encoding mechanosensitive ion channel gives MAKKTSTTMVKIVFYIVLYVVIAAIIQWLFTSFLLQYGINIADYMAYVQILLAIAFGYLIVSGVATFFYWSMRAKYDHSTAAAIRNIVKIIGIGALVAAIAGGVAGGAAGVALGGFIGIVIGFASQQVLGQAVSGLFLLISRPFRIGDVVSLAGEDGIVDDVATLFTIVIKADGTKVLIPNNSIIGNKIYLKPKS, from the coding sequence ATTGCAAAGAAAACATCAACAACCATGGTAAAGATAGTTTTCTATATAGTACTTTATGTTGTTATTGCAGCAATTATTCAATGGCTTTTTACTAGCTTTCTATTACAATATGGAATAAACATTGCGGATTATATGGCATATGTACAGATATTGCTTGCCATAGCCTTTGGATATCTGATTGTTAGTGGTGTTGCAACATTTTTCTACTGGTCTATGAGAGCAAAATATGATCATTCTACAGCAGCTGCCATTAGAAACATTGTGAAAATTATAGGTATTGGAGCTTTGGTTGCAGCTATAGCTGGTGGTGTTGCTGGTGGTGCTGCAGGTGTTGCCTTAGGAGGTTTTATAGGCATTGTCATAGGCTTTGCTTCTCAACAAGTGTTAGGACAAGCAGTTTCAGGATTATTCCTATTGATATCAAGACCATTTAGAATTGGTGATGTGGTCTCTTTAGCTGGAGAAGATGGTATTGTGGATGATGTTGCAACATTATTTACAATTGTAATAAAGGCTGATGGTACGAAAGTATTGATACCAAACAATTCTATTATAGGAAACAAAATCTATCTAAAGCCAAAAAGTTAG